In Megasphaera vaginalis (ex Bordigoni et al. 2020), a single genomic region encodes these proteins:
- a CDS encoding GTP-binding protein — translation MAKEKYERTKPHVNIGTIGHVDHGKTTLTAAITKVLSKKGF, via the coding sequence ATGGCTAAAGAAAAATACGAAAGAACCAAACCGCATGTTAACATTGGAACGATCGGCCACGTAGACCATGGCAAAACGACATTAACGGCAGCAATTACCAAGGTATTGTCGAAGAAAGGCTTTG
- the dhaM gene encoding dihydroxyacetone kinase phosphoryl donor subunit DhaM — translation MVGIVVISHSRKLAEGVVELAAAMADTVRIVAAGGLEDGSIGTSFARISQAVEEAYSDDGVVLIMDMGSAVMTAEMVMETMTDRRLLLLDCPVVEGAVFAAVEAAAGATLEEIADRIAEVREAKKLPD, via the coding sequence ATGGTAGGAATTGTCGTTATCTCACATAGCCGAAAACTGGCTGAAGGCGTTGTTGAACTGGCTGCGGCCATGGCCGACACGGTCCGTATAGTCGCTGCCGGCGGATTGGAAGACGGCAGCATCGGCACCAGCTTTGCGCGAATCAGTCAGGCCGTCGAGGAAGCGTACTCGGATGATGGTGTCGTTTTGATTATGGATATGGGCAGCGCTGTCATGACGGCGGAAATGGTTATGGAAACCATGACGGACCGGCGTCTGCTTCTGTTGGACTGCCCCGTCGTTGAAGGCGCCGTTTTTGCGGCCGTTGAGGCGGCTGCCGGGGCCACGCTGGAAGAGATTGCCGATAGGATTGCAGAAGTGCGGGAGGCCAAAAAGCTGCCAGATTGA
- the dhaL gene encoding dihydroxyacetone kinase subunit DhaL encodes MDREAVLAVIKAMAEKIRAEKEYLTDLDTAIGDGDHGINMARGFKAVEEKLPELADKDIGTILKGVGMQLVSTVGGASGPLYGTAFMKAGATCKDKLELTAIDFQTAFAAAIEGVKMRGRAEKGDKTMLDALCPAYEALARSLADGEELALAVKKAVAAAEAGVAYTKTIAAAKGRASYLGERSIGHQDPGATSSLFMLQVIAGRIA; translated from the coding sequence ATGGATCGGGAAGCAGTATTGGCGGTAATTAAAGCGATGGCGGAGAAGATCCGCGCGGAAAAAGAATATCTCACAGATCTGGATACCGCTATCGGCGATGGCGATCATGGCATCAATATGGCGCGGGGCTTTAAGGCTGTGGAAGAAAAACTGCCGGAGCTGGCAGATAAGGATATCGGGACAATCCTTAAAGGTGTCGGCATGCAATTAGTTTCTACCGTCGGGGGCGCTTCAGGGCCGTTGTACGGTACGGCTTTCATGAAAGCCGGAGCGACCTGCAAAGATAAGCTGGAACTTACGGCAATTGATTTTCAGACGGCCTTTGCAGCTGCGATTGAAGGCGTAAAGATGCGCGGCAGAGCGGAAAAGGGGGATAAAACGATGTTGGATGCCCTTTGTCCGGCGTATGAAGCGCTGGCCCGTTCGCTTGCCGACGGGGAAGAACTTGCCCTGGCCGTAAAAAAAGCGGTCGCGGCGGCCGAGGCGGGCGTTGCCTATACGAAAACGATTGCGGCGGCGAAAGGACGAGCCAGCTACCTCGGTGAGCGGAGCATCGGTCACCAGGATCCGGGCGCGACATCTTCTCTTTTCATGCTTCAAGTCATTGCCGGACGTATTGCTTAA
- the dhaK gene encoding dihydroxyacetone kinase subunit DhaK, with the protein MKKILNDTELVEAQMIQGLAKAFPRKLSQLEDRNIIVRKVKKSGRVALVSGGGSGHEPAHGGYVGEGMLDAAVAGAVFTSPTPDQILEGIKAVATEEGVLCIVKNYTGDMMNFEMAIDLAQEDGITADYVVVNDDVAVKDSLYTTGRRGVAGTVFVHKIAGAKAESGGSLAEVKEVAEKTVANVRSMGMAVYPCTVPANGKPGFELAEDEMEIGIGIHGEPGTHRETLQSADKIAEILLDKILADLDYVGREVVVLVNGMGGTPLMELYVVNNFVQDYLKERQIIVYDTLVGNYMTSIEMAGFSLTLLRLDEELKGLYDAKADTPALKK; encoded by the coding sequence ATGAAAAAAATTCTAAATGATACGGAGTTGGTAGAGGCGCAAATGATACAAGGATTGGCCAAGGCGTTTCCAAGAAAACTTTCCCAGTTGGAAGATCGTAATATTATCGTGCGGAAAGTGAAAAAATCCGGTCGTGTCGCTTTGGTCAGCGGCGGCGGCAGCGGTCATGAACCGGCGCACGGCGGCTATGTGGGAGAAGGAATGCTGGATGCGGCCGTGGCCGGCGCCGTTTTTACCTCGCCGACGCCAGATCAGATTTTAGAAGGGATCAAGGCTGTTGCCACGGAAGAAGGTGTGCTTTGCATCGTCAAAAACTATACAGGCGATATGATGAATTTTGAAATGGCTATTGATCTGGCGCAAGAGGATGGGATTACTGCAGATTATGTCGTTGTCAACGATGATGTAGCCGTTAAGGACAGCCTTTATACGACAGGGCGTCGCGGTGTGGCCGGGACGGTATTTGTGCATAAGATAGCCGGCGCTAAAGCGGAAAGCGGCGGCAGCCTGGCCGAGGTTAAGGAGGTTGCTGAAAAAACCGTTGCCAATGTGCGGTCGATGGGAATGGCTGTTTATCCTTGTACTGTTCCGGCCAACGGAAAGCCGGGATTCGAATTGGCCGAAGATGAAATGGAAATCGGCATCGGTATTCACGGTGAGCCGGGAACGCATCGGGAAACGTTGCAGTCTGCCGACAAAATTGCCGAAATATTACTGGATAAAATTCTCGCTGATCTTGATTATGTCGGACGCGAAGTCGTTGTACTCGTCAATGGCATGGGCGGAACGCCGCTGATGGAACTGTACGTCGTCAATAATTTTGTTCAAGACTATCTGAAGGAGCGGCAGATCATCGTCTATGATACGCTTGTAGGCAATTATATGACGTCAATTGAAATGGCGGGCTTCTCGCTGACTCTGTTGCGTCTTGACGAGGAACTTAAAGGGCTGTATGACGCCAAAGCCGATACGCCGGCTTTGAAAAAATAA
- a CDS encoding LysR family transcriptional regulator, with protein sequence MNLKQLQYFIKLSETEHYRKAAESLYITEPSLNRSIRDLEKELGVHLFEKRGRNIYLTRYGRIFLPYVTKSLSELEHGIDVMRAYTSPDKGRINLGFIYTMGYTVVPEMIMQFKNSPGNSQISFDFRQGTTSDLLAELKEETIDLAFCSSVEDASELTFYPVAEEKLVVIAPKGHPLSNRGSVSIRELEQYPFISFNKESGLYTQIKALFTAAGTYPEVVTHIEEDNAMAGFVAAGYGVAVIPDFYTLQYYDLDRIPIADPMEKRYIYLAVYKQANMLPVVERFRNFVLSRWKRGLI encoded by the coding sequence ATGAATTTAAAGCAGTTGCAGTATTTCATCAAATTATCCGAAACGGAACATTATCGGAAGGCTGCCGAGTCATTGTATATTACGGAACCCAGCTTGAACCGATCGATACGAGACTTGGAAAAAGAACTGGGCGTGCATCTTTTTGAAAAAAGAGGTCGCAATATTTATTTGACAAGATACGGCCGCATTTTTCTGCCTTATGTTACCAAATCTCTGTCTGAACTGGAGCATGGCATTGATGTGATGAGGGCGTATACCAGTCCGGATAAAGGCCGTATCAATTTAGGCTTTATTTATACCATGGGATATACGGTTGTGCCGGAAATGATTATGCAGTTTAAGAACAGTCCGGGCAACAGCCAGATCAGTTTTGATTTCCGTCAAGGAACGACGAGTGATTTGCTTGCCGAATTGAAAGAAGAAACGATTGATTTGGCTTTTTGCTCCTCCGTCGAAGATGCATCTGAACTGACGTTTTATCCTGTTGCTGAAGAGAAGTTGGTCGTCATTGCGCCCAAGGGGCATCCTCTCAGTAACAGAGGGTCCGTATCAATACGAGAGTTGGAGCAGTACCCGTTTATATCTTTTAATAAGGAAAGCGGCCTCTATACACAGATCAAGGCCTTGTTTACCGCTGCCGGCACCTATCCGGAAGTCGTGACGCATATTGAAGAAGACAATGCCATGGCCGGCTTTGTCGCCGCCGGCTATGGGGTGGCCGTTATTCCCGATTTTTATACGTTGCAGTATTATGACCTGGACAGAATTCCGATTGCTGATCCGATGGAAAAACGATATATATATTTAGCCGTTTATAAACAAGCCAATATGCTTCCTGTTGTAGAACGATTCAGGAATTTTGTTCTGTCTCGCTGGAAAAGAGGACTTATATAA
- a CDS encoding FAD-dependent oxidoreductase — protein sequence MNTPYAHIFQPLTVKRTTLRNRIIMPPMGSNYATFTGEVSEEMKDYYGLRAKGGTALITVENACIDYPLATNGTKQLRIDKKQFIPGLYELTERIHLYGALASIQLNHAGASAYPERLNGLQAVSSSSVPSKEGNPAPRPLTKQEILAIVDKYAKAAENAVAAGFDMVEIHGGHSYLLDQFLSPLYNKRTDEFGGCYENRARFARLVVEAVRAAVGKWIPISFRISADEFIKGGNTLEDTLMLLEFIEPEVDIINVSAAVNDSLQYQIDKCDMPDGWRAYLSEAVRKKFGKPVIISGNIRDPKIADDIIAQSKSDLIAMGRGLIADPDWVRKVQSGHADCLRKCISCNIGCADHRIAKSKPIRCTINPAVIEGEQYRQKKVTRPLHVVVIGAGTGGLETACTAAEVGCRVTLIERDKEVGGMARRIARFPEKSRIEDFPAYLEKRAAALPNLTLKLNTTATKELLTELQPDILYAATGSKPMLPPIEGLRELTDAEGSAIQSIEGFMKNIPYFEKNAAGKNVVIIGCGAVGLDVMEFFALRKARVTMIEMMPSFGKDADVVSKQTFKELLATHPVDMHLGTSLQKVLPHTFIASKDGQEAAYPFDYGFICMGLVPDIPSDDPFRTYATEHGIPFDNIGNSRKTGQIIHGVESGRSILQTIDMIGGFDA from the coding sequence ATGAATACACCGTACGCCCATATTTTCCAGCCGTTGACGGTGAAACGCACTACGCTTCGCAATCGTATCATCATGCCGCCAATGGGTTCAAACTATGCCACTTTTACCGGCGAAGTATCGGAAGAAATGAAAGATTACTACGGACTTCGCGCAAAGGGCGGTACTGCATTGATTACCGTCGAAAATGCCTGCATTGACTATCCCTTGGCAACAAACGGAACAAAGCAGCTGCGCATTGATAAAAAACAATTTATCCCCGGTCTCTATGAATTAACGGAACGGATTCACCTGTACGGAGCGCTGGCGTCAATCCAATTAAACCATGCCGGCGCGTCTGCCTATCCGGAGCGATTGAACGGACTCCAAGCCGTTTCTTCTTCATCTGTCCCGTCAAAAGAAGGAAATCCGGCGCCGCGGCCCTTAACGAAACAGGAAATTCTGGCAATCGTCGATAAATATGCCAAAGCGGCTGAAAACGCCGTTGCCGCCGGCTTTGATATGGTAGAAATTCACGGCGGCCATTCGTACCTGCTCGACCAGTTCCTCTCGCCGCTATATAATAAGAGAACTGATGAATTCGGCGGTTGTTATGAAAATCGTGCCCGCTTTGCCCGACTCGTCGTCGAAGCTGTCCGTGCTGCTGTCGGCAAATGGATACCCATTTCTTTCCGCATCTCTGCTGATGAGTTTATAAAAGGCGGCAATACATTGGAAGATACCTTAATGCTGCTGGAATTTATCGAACCGGAAGTCGATATCATCAACGTTTCGGCAGCAGTAAACGATTCGCTCCAATACCAGATCGATAAATGCGACATGCCCGACGGCTGGCGCGCCTATTTATCAGAAGCTGTCCGAAAAAAATTCGGTAAGCCCGTCATTATTTCCGGCAACATCCGCGATCCGAAAATTGCAGATGACATCATCGCCCAGAGCAAAAGCGATCTTATCGCCATGGGTCGCGGTTTAATCGCCGATCCCGATTGGGTTCGCAAGGTGCAAAGCGGTCATGCAGACTGCCTGCGCAAGTGTATCAGCTGCAATATCGGCTGCGCCGATCACCGCATCGCGAAATCAAAGCCGATCCGTTGCACAATCAACCCTGCCGTAATTGAAGGCGAACAGTACCGTCAGAAGAAAGTAACGCGCCCGCTGCACGTTGTCGTCATCGGCGCCGGCACAGGCGGACTTGAAACAGCTTGCACCGCCGCTGAAGTGGGCTGCCGCGTAACGCTTATCGAACGGGACAAGGAAGTAGGCGGCATGGCCCGCAGAATTGCCCGCTTCCCTGAAAAGTCCCGTATCGAAGATTTCCCCGCTTACCTCGAAAAACGGGCTGCTGCGCTGCCGAATCTGACACTCAAGCTGAATACGACAGCGACGAAAGAACTGTTGACAGAATTGCAGCCGGATATTCTCTACGCCGCTACCGGGTCCAAGCCGATGCTGCCGCCGATTGAAGGCTTACGTGAATTGACGGATGCTGAAGGATCCGCTATCCAGTCCATTGAAGGCTTTATGAAAAACATTCCTTATTTCGAAAAGAATGCTGCCGGGAAAAATGTGGTTATCATCGGTTGCGGTGCTGTCGGCCTCGATGTAATGGAATTCTTCGCACTCCGTAAAGCACGCGTCACGATGATTGAAATGATGCCATCCTTCGGTAAAGACGCCGATGTCGTTTCCAAACAGACATTCAAAGAACTGTTAGCCACTCATCCTGTCGACATGCACCTCGGCACATCCCTGCAAAAGGTGCTGCCCCATACCTTCATTGCTTCAAAGGACGGGCAAGAAGCGGCTTATCCGTTCGATTACGGATTCATCTGCATGGGACTCGTTCCTGATATCCCGTCAGACGATCCCTTCCGAACATACGCAACCGAACACGGAATTCCTTTCGACAATATTGGCAACAGCCGAAAAACCGGCCAGATCATCCACGGCGTGGAATCGGGACGCAGCATCTTACAGACCATTGATATGATCGGCGGTTTCGACGCCTGA
- a CDS encoding shikimate dehydrogenase — protein MGKIAITERVTGHTELIGLIAYPIRHSMSPTMHNEAFKKLGLDYVYVCFEVDNSTLKDTVAGLRAMKVRGWNVSMPNKGPITEYLDNLSPVSQIVGACNTVVNDNGVLTGTITDGVGAMQSLKEEGVAYVGKKMTIIGAGGAATAIQVQAALDGAREISIFNLKDKFFAHAEKIVNDLNERTDCRVTLFDLADHAALKRELDSSDIYIDATSCGMKPLEDVVAIPDKSYLRPDLVVMDTVYAPRETKLMKWAQEVGCHTFNGLGMMLYQGAAAFKLWTGKEMPVEHIKDILF, from the coding sequence ATGGGTAAAATCGCTATTACGGAAAGAGTAACAGGTCATACGGAATTAATTGGCTTGATCGCCTATCCGATCCGCCACAGCATGTCGCCGACAATGCATAACGAAGCATTCAAAAAACTGGGATTGGATTATGTTTACGTCTGCTTTGAAGTAGATAACTCCACCTTAAAGGATACCGTCGCCGGACTCCGCGCCATGAAAGTACGCGGCTGGAACGTTTCCATGCCGAATAAAGGGCCGATCACAGAATACCTCGACAACTTATCGCCTGTTTCGCAAATCGTCGGCGCCTGCAACACCGTCGTTAATGATAACGGCGTGCTGACAGGCACGATTACAGACGGCGTCGGCGCAATGCAATCACTGAAAGAAGAAGGCGTTGCATATGTCGGCAAAAAAATGACCATTATCGGCGCCGGCGGCGCGGCTACTGCCATTCAAGTTCAAGCAGCCCTTGACGGTGCTCGGGAAATCTCCATTTTCAATTTAAAAGATAAATTCTTCGCTCACGCCGAAAAAATCGTCAACGATTTGAATGAACGAACAGATTGTCGCGTAACGCTCTTTGATTTGGCAGACCATGCCGCGTTAAAACGCGAACTCGACAGCAGCGACATTTATATTGACGCCACATCATGCGGCATGAAACCGTTGGAAGATGTCGTCGCTATCCCCGACAAATCCTACTTGCGTCCTGATCTCGTCGTCATGGACACCGTCTATGCACCGCGTGAAACGAAGCTGATGAAATGGGCACAGGAAGTCGGTTGCCATACCTTCAACGGTCTCGGCATGATGCTTTATCAAGGCGCTGCCGCCTTCAAACTGTGGACGGGAAAAGAAATGCCCGTCGAACACATAAAAGATATTTTGTTCTGA
- the aroD gene encoding type I 3-dehydroquinate dehydratase, translating to MIKIGNVNLDNGMPKICVPIVGRTQEELVQECRYLQGKIYDVVELRIDFLQKVTELRAVGEALATVRSELPASAILFTFRTKEEGGETVVPEAYYFDLIRYAIESGNVDAVDLEYFRNADAIQKTVALAREKGVTVVMSNHDFNKTPSFEEITDRLIGMKKAGAHVAKLACMPNSAKDVLTLLRATENVKSQYPDEPLITMSMGKLGAISRISGEVFGSALTFGSAKKASAPGQLEVTMLQQILQALH from the coding sequence ATGATTAAAATCGGAAATGTCAATTTGGATAACGGAATGCCGAAGATTTGCGTTCCCATCGTCGGCCGGACACAAGAGGAACTGGTCCAGGAATGCCGGTATTTACAGGGAAAGATTTATGATGTCGTTGAACTGCGCATCGACTTTCTCCAGAAGGTAACCGAACTGCGCGCCGTCGGCGAGGCTTTGGCAACAGTTCGCAGCGAATTGCCGGCGAGTGCCATTCTGTTTACCTTCCGTACCAAAGAAGAAGGCGGTGAAACCGTCGTTCCGGAAGCGTACTATTTCGACCTTATCCGCTACGCCATTGAAAGCGGCAACGTCGATGCCGTCGATTTAGAATATTTCCGCAACGCAGACGCGATTCAAAAAACCGTCGCTCTCGCCAGGGAAAAAGGCGTAACTGTCGTCATGAGCAATCATGATTTTAACAAGACGCCGTCGTTCGAAGAAATCACCGATCGTCTGATCGGTATGAAAAAAGCGGGAGCTCACGTAGCGAAATTGGCGTGCATGCCGAATTCCGCCAAAGACGTACTGACACTCCTGCGCGCCACGGAAAACGTCAAGTCGCAATATCCCGATGAACCGCTCATCACGATGTCCATGGGCAAACTCGGCGCTATCAGTCGGATCAGCGGCGAAGTGTTCGGTTCCGCCCTGACCTTTGGCTCGGCCAAAAAGGCATCGGCGCCGGGCCAGCTTGAAGTGACCATGCTTCAGCAAATTCTGCAGGCTCTTCACTGA
- the speC gene encoding ornithine decarboxylase → MKRLKIAYSFDVQYYFVDSDRDIVPVEKTDFTDVAVAVLSDQDYPYIEKIHATGFGIPIMVILPSGSSLPEKYIDQVKTVISEEVVNKSRCIAAAERLAGNYEQQVLPPFFGELVEYVSERNNPFDCPGHQDGAFFKKHPAGWLLCDFFGDHIFQSDICNADVTLGDLLIHEGPALEAQDFAAEVFHADKTYFVLNGSSASNRVVTNALLTPGDLVLYDRNNHKSVAIGGLIQAGATPVYLETARNPYGFIGGIDAACFDEAYLRQLAAERDPEKAKQARPFRLAVIQLGTYDGTLYNARYVVGRIGHLCDYILFDSAWVGYEQFIPMLKDSSPLLLDLQPDDPGIFVVQSVHKQQAGFSQTSQIHKKDGHIHGQKRYCNHKTVNNAFMSHATTSPFYPLFATIDVNTKIHAGAAGEKLWRDCVKLGIDARKDILRRCHYIRPFVPPVVHGASWQSGDTEMMADDLAYFSFEPGASWHAFNGYGRDQYRVDPCKLLLTTPGIDVVSGDYEEFGIHANILATYLRGNGVIPEKCDLNSILFLLTPAENKNKLRFLTSQLVRFERFVDRDVPMEEVLLGVYNAHPGRYAGYTLRQLCQEMHDFYKDRNVKELQRRLFRREYFPDYAMLPQDAHHAFIRGEGELVPLEEIEGRVALEGALPYPPGVLCVVPGERWSTTAVAYFRALEEGMNALPGFASEIQGVYFEQENGKARAYGYVLKQ, encoded by the coding sequence ATGAAACGTTTAAAAATTGCTTACAGTTTTGATGTTCAGTATTATTTTGTCGATAGCGACAGGGATATTGTTCCTGTAGAAAAGACGGATTTTACCGATGTGGCCGTAGCGGTCCTGTCCGATCAGGATTATCCGTACATCGAGAAAATCCATGCGACCGGATTCGGCATACCGATTATGGTCATTTTGCCGAGCGGCAGCTCGTTGCCTGAAAAATACATTGATCAGGTGAAAACCGTCATTTCGGAAGAGGTTGTCAACAAGAGCCGTTGTATTGCGGCGGCAGAACGACTGGCCGGAAACTATGAACAACAGGTCCTGCCGCCTTTTTTCGGCGAACTCGTCGAATATGTAAGTGAACGGAATAATCCGTTTGACTGTCCCGGTCATCAGGACGGTGCTTTTTTTAAAAAACATCCTGCAGGCTGGCTGCTTTGTGATTTTTTCGGCGATCATATTTTTCAGTCCGATATTTGTAATGCCGATGTCACGTTGGGAGATTTACTGATTCACGAGGGGCCGGCGCTGGAGGCGCAGGATTTTGCGGCAGAAGTTTTTCATGCCGATAAAACGTATTTTGTCCTTAACGGTTCGTCGGCATCCAATCGCGTCGTTACAAATGCCTTATTGACGCCGGGAGATCTTGTTCTTTATGACAGGAATAATCATAAATCCGTTGCGATCGGCGGGCTGATACAGGCCGGGGCAACGCCGGTGTACTTGGAAACGGCTCGTAACCCCTATGGCTTTATCGGCGGCATTGATGCCGCCTGTTTTGACGAAGCGTATTTGCGGCAGTTGGCGGCAGAGCGGGATCCGGAAAAGGCAAAACAGGCGCGTCCTTTCCGATTGGCGGTGATTCAATTGGGGACCTATGACGGCACCTTATACAATGCGCGTTATGTCGTCGGTCGCATCGGGCATCTTTGCGATTATATTCTCTTTGATTCGGCTTGGGTCGGCTATGAGCAATTTATTCCCATGTTGAAAGACAGCAGTCCTCTTTTGCTTGACTTGCAGCCTGATGACCCGGGGATTTTTGTAGTGCAGTCCGTTCATAAGCAGCAGGCGGGATTCTCACAGACGTCGCAGATACACAAGAAGGACGGGCATATTCACGGACAAAAGCGTTATTGTAATCATAAAACGGTTAATAACGCCTTTATGTCTCATGCGACGACGAGTCCTTTTTATCCTCTTTTCGCGACGATTGACGTCAATACGAAGATTCATGCCGGTGCGGCTGGTGAAAAGCTTTGGCGCGATTGTGTCAAGCTGGGTATTGATGCTCGCAAAGACATTCTGCGCCGCTGTCATTATATCCGGCCTTTCGTGCCGCCGGTGGTACATGGGGCGAGTTGGCAGTCAGGCGATACGGAAATGATGGCCGATGACTTGGCTTATTTTTCCTTTGAACCAGGCGCGTCTTGGCATGCGTTTAACGGTTATGGCCGGGACCAGTACCGGGTAGATCCTTGCAAGCTGTTGTTGACGACACCGGGGATCGACGTAGTCAGCGGCGATTACGAAGAATTCGGAATTCATGCCAATATTCTGGCTACCTATCTGCGCGGCAACGGCGTGATTCCGGAAAAATGCGATCTCAACTCTATTCTTTTCCTGTTGACTCCTGCGGAAAATAAAAATAAGCTTCGCTTTCTGACCAGTCAGCTTGTCCGTTTTGAACGGTTTGTCGATCGCGATGTCCCGATGGAGGAAGTGCTGCTCGGCGTATACAATGCGCATCCGGGACGGTATGCGGGCTACACATTGCGGCAATTGTGCCAGGAAATGCATGATTTCTATAAAGACCGGAACGTAAAGGAATTGCAGCGCCGCCTTTTCCGGCGTGAATATTTCCCCGACTATGCGATGTTGCCGCAAGATGCGCACCATGCTTTTATTCGCGGTGAAGGGGAATTGGTCCCGCTGGAGGAAATCGAAGGGCGCGTTGCCCTGGAAGGCGCATTGCCTTATCCGCCCGGCGTCCTCTGCGTCGTTCCCGGCGAACGCTGGTCGACGACGGCAGTGGCATATTTCCGTGCGTTGGAAGAGGGGATGAACGCCTTGCCCGGTTTCGCTTCGGAAATACAGGGTGTTTACTTTGAGCAGGAAAACGGCAAGGCCAGAGCATACGGGTATGTGTTAAAACAATAG
- a CDS encoding HpcH/HpaI aldolase family protein, with translation MHNRLKEKLQNREKAIGTFFESGSTITAECLALGGLDYIIIDTEHGPFETESAMEFICACQRRKMTPLVRVKDKYRSSILKMLDVGAMGIVIPGIESVAEVNDIVRYGKYYPVGERGVAYARGCGYGFADSLSITDYFAEANRETLLLPQCETAGCLDRIEEIAAIEGIDGIFIGPYDLSTALGKPGQFTAPEVISAIDRILKACQQAGKFSMIYADDTAAAKRRFQQGFDSVAVNMDTILFIRMIQNLVRDLRH, from the coding sequence ATGCATAACCGATTAAAAGAAAAACTGCAGAACCGCGAAAAGGCGATCGGAACATTCTTCGAAAGCGGCAGTACGATCACGGCAGAATGCCTGGCCTTGGGAGGTCTCGACTATATCATCATCGACACGGAACACGGCCCTTTCGAAACGGAAAGCGCCATGGAATTCATTTGCGCCTGTCAGCGCCGCAAGATGACCCCCCTCGTCAGGGTAAAAGACAAATACCGTTCTTCTATTTTGAAAATGCTTGACGTCGGCGCCATGGGAATCGTCATTCCCGGCATCGAATCCGTTGCAGAAGTAAACGATATCGTCCGTTACGGCAAGTATTATCCCGTCGGTGAACGAGGCGTCGCGTATGCCCGCGGCTGCGGCTACGGCTTTGCCGATTCCCTTTCTATAACGGATTACTTCGCCGAAGCCAACAGGGAAACACTGCTTTTGCCGCAATGCGAAACTGCCGGCTGTCTGGACCGAATTGAAGAAATCGCGGCGATTGAAGGCATCGACGGCATTTTCATCGGGCCTTACGATCTCTCAACGGCACTCGGCAAACCGGGACAATTTACGGCACCCGAAGTTATTTCCGCTATTGACCGCATTTTAAAGGCTTGCCAGCAAGCCGGCAAATTCTCCATGATCTATGCCGATGACACGGCCGCTGCAAAAAGGCGTTTTCAGCAAGGCTTTGACAGCGTCGCCGTAAATATGGACACGATTCTGTTCATCCGCATGATTCAGAACCTTGTCCGCGACTTGCGCCACTGA